The genomic interval GGCCCGCTTCGCGGGCCGGCTCAGACTCCATTCGGTCTAGAGGTTCGTGAACAGCAGGTGGTTGTTCACCGAGTTCGCGGACGTCACCTTGCCCTTGGTGGTCAGGTTGAACAGTGCCTGACGGACCGTGGCCGGTGAGGCGCTCGGCGCTCCCTGCAGGTACAGAGCCGCCACGCCGGCGGTGTGCGGAGCCGACATCGACGTACCGCTGATCGTCCTCGTCGCGGTGTTGCTCGTGCCCCAGGCGGATGTGATCTGGTACCCGGGCGCGAACCAGTCCACGCAGTTGCCGTAGTTCGCCCAGGAGATCTTCTGGTCGTTCTGGCGAGTGCCGCTGATCGTCATCGCCTCGGCGACCCGTGCCGGCGAGTAGTTGCACGCGTTCGCCGCAAACCCCAGGATGTTCCCGTTCCCGGCCGACAAGGTGTAGGAGACGCCGTCGGCGATCGAGTTGCGAACCGCGTTGTCCAGCGCGGTGCTCTTACTCCCGCCGAGGCTCATGTTCGCAACCGCGGGCTGCCCGGCCTGATGGTTGCCGGTGACCCAGTCGACGCCCGCGATGACTCCCGAGGTCGCGCCGCTGCCGTTGCAGCCAAGGACGCGAACCGCCACGAGGGAGGCCGCTTTGGCGACGCCGTAGGTGGACCCGGCCGCGGTGCCGGCGACGTGAGTGCCGTGGCCGTTGCAGTCGTCGGCCGCCCCGCCGTCGATGAAGTCGGCTCCGCTCGTTGCGCGGCCGCCGAACTGGTTGTGGGTGAAGCGGATGCCGGTATCGATGATGTAGACCTTCACGCCCGCCCCGGTCTTCGTGTAGTTGAAGGTTCCGTTGAGCGGGAGGTTCGCCTGATCGATGCGGTCGATGCCCCAGGTAGCCCCGGTCTGGGTGGTGGAGGCCCGCATGATGCCGTCGAGCTCGATGGAGGCGACCCGCTTGTCAGCGACGAGCCTCGCGAG from Actinomycetota bacterium carries:
- a CDS encoding S8 family serine peptidase, whose protein sequence is MTRRTLVLLALASALASQMATAAPAPRLARFIVTLHDSVAEPAAVARQHSALTGARVHQVYSHALKGYSATLPQAALARLVADKRVASIELDGIMRASTTQTGATWGIDRIDQANLPLNGTFNYTKTGAGVKVYIIDTGIRFTHNQFGGRATSGADFIDGGAADDCNGHGTHVAGTAAGSTYGVAKAASLVAVRVLGCNGSGATSGVIAGVDWVTGNHQAGQPAVANMSLGGSKSTALDNAVRNSIADGVSYTLSAGNGNILGFAANACNYSPARVAEAMTISGTRQNDQKISWANYGNCVDWFAPGYQITSAWGTSNTATRTISGTSMSAPHTAGVAALYLQGAPSASPATVRQALFNLTTKGKVTSANSVNNHLLFTNL